One Denticeps clupeoides chromosome 3, fDenClu1.1, whole genome shotgun sequence DNA window includes the following coding sequences:
- the sec16a gene encoding protein transport protein Sec16A isoform X1 yields the protein MQPPPRMTTPGAAGAPPAAAATNAFRRNRPHKHASAATAMSMPPPTQPMTDPFAFGRQGPPPLANQGPPPISSPFQVQVPPPNYSPLPVPAAPPEGLTQNSNLAQAPPPPPSSSGVSLFSPQPPPSEQAYFNSTGPHAYNSHNASQCPPAPSAAPPQGPTPFQPPAPSHWMPDNGSRPPSVQNYFQPTSDHAQPFPPPQMQPPPHVPSPQSHMQNLGQSFGASVPQQPNFSPFPVQNYFSQAEDPATSELSEPGALSMFFSSNDVENEETLAGDGRVNGISYPPHTGDVPEPCASGGVAAQFDSVENQECVPNQEVLPSEPQGPAYEAGPNLETPDPAPRPARSASVSSSYSNISHGSGHAPHAAGHIHWRQQGVVGTFIQQESPRPPDPTAPLSVGYFEQIDSAPGGDDVQFPAPSPPKLVGFFQASANSSFEPVRSHAHPPLTLTQAQHVPDRARVVAEKGGAATDALPGNLEQPPDNMETLFPVGVERARPGSRAHGSRRVCDSPATTLWAPNDAANLGANILLAPAAPPLAPPFAPPRTEVIQPPEEAPLDLQHNNKVRPPLENLENPPDPTSQTSLPQASLGYASLLVSTPPNDALNQPVLIAPPSSNCSVIPAQSGTNQISPKDMAPPIRPPSQGAAVTNLSLHFPSSSFNPPSNQGPLNLRMEGKETPPSAAQPHPPLPRDQSTLPANVQASPSAASNQNQSSNYELLDFSLPQSLNKTQPSALPPSQLPPLAAQMGNAPGFYLQVTKDAQPAARVESEPTKGFADPLAPAGSAAGAPTPSAQTNSVAPTSTQHPPPSAPAASVPPPPAPGPVPSSSQAAHPPGAVPPTDPPRPPSAVGGMPGYGPPPPVPGYGGYYGYPEYSADGRPAYPPSYPMPDPRAQQYYQDELYRRADPRYSRYDANSSYREAERQPDRPSSRSSQYSDRPHSRQGYDDYHRPPSSAYDQYYADYYKNQYDYGDRSRWYDPNAAYDPRYRGYYDQSYGWYYDSEAYRRGEAYYNQQYPNRREGYDDPWRYYPGYDASFDEDYRRQREPYSDEFDRRSVNSERSSQSVRSHSTHSRRNSFSSRSQQSQVYRSQPDLVAAAYDPTASTMPLDYTYRQYPEQPEYTETESWPTTEQAPPRPLTPEKFSVPHRCARFGPSGQLIMVLPNLPSAGQPALVELHNMETLMQDSQEQAELRAFPGPLIKEETHKVDVIKFAQNKAQECMRNDDLIDKESAYLIWEFIVLLCRQNGTVVGTDIADLLLREHRSVWLPGKSPNEANLIDFNNEALERPEEEEPGTLSLLSDTFMTVPDNVGKETERFRELLLFGRKKDALESAMKNGLWGHALLLASKMDNRTHARVMTRFANSLPINDPLQTVYQLMSGRMPAAATCCGDEKWGDWRPHLAMILSNLTHALDLDTRTITTMGDTLASKGLVDAAHFCYLMAQVGLGVYTKKSTKMVLLGSNHSLPFVKFCSSEAIQRTEAFEYAQSLGSQPLCLPNFQVFKFVYACRLAEVGLCAQAFHYCEVISRSLLSYTPYHSPVFTSQLIEMSARLRFCDPQLKEKPEQELFVEPDWLLQLRNLDGQIKEGVISLSADRGTPQLYPCSSLSSEEPPTPPDQSTMTPDPSNPFISSMLPGPPLGTVQLMPPAPPTILQEGAAAVTPPQDGMTFYPVPPTTGIPGYPPNYQPEQQDCYPPMPTQTPPQMPLGTHPQVPGQVSLSTAGQIPGLVPGQMPPPMPGQMPPPMPGQMPPPMPGQMPPPMPGQMPPPMPCGEAPVVHPSPQVHHHHSPQMDFYDQMANLGPGRRSRTTSQSSVHTLPGRRSRTTSESSNHSVGRERSSSTVNQGSPPPPPIPEAPPTEDPPKRNKKDSPKKGGGGWLNWLYPKKKNEAHLPDDKNKSIIWDEKKQRWVNTDEPEEEYKPPPPPPSFPKMAPSAAPGMGQPVNIFSRKAGTKNRYVDVLNPGRGGGAAPPSIPPPADLFAPLAPMPMQTNLFTPSSAPNGHQHVEDSLLDSRKQSQPQMFNPAPLPPGPEGTQSGELSRSSSMSSLSREVSQHLNQQAPAQAPPSGGVTFYNPAQFVQNAPVRSRVGGRLSQREYPTLK from the exons ATGCAACCCCCTCCTCGCATGACCACACCTGGTGCAGCAGGTGCCCCTCCAGCTGCCGCTGCAACCAATGCCTTTCGTAGGAACCGGCCACACAAGCATGCCTCTGCTGCAACCGCCATGTCAATGCCACCACCTACCCAGCCAATGACTGACCCCTTTGCCTTTGGGAGGCAAGGTCCTCCACCCTTGGCCAACCAGGGCCCACCACCTATAAGCAGCCCTTTTCAGGTTCAGGTCCCGCCACCAAACTATAGCCCCCTTCCTGTACCAGCTGCACCTCCTGAAGGCCTTACTCAGAATTCAAACCTGGCACaggctccacctccacctccatcttCCTCTGGAGTGAGTCTGTTCTCACCTCAGCCCCCGCCTTCTGAACAGGCGTACTTCAATTCTACCGGTCCGCATGCCTACAATTCCCACAATGCCTCCCAGTGCCCACCTGCACCCTCTGCCGCTCCTCCACAGGGCCCCACCCCATTCCAGCCACCGGCTCCCTCTCATTGGATGCCTGACAACGGGAGCCGCCCTCCATCTGTTCAGAACTACTTTCAGCCTACCAGTGACCATGCGCAGCCTTTTCCTCCCCCGCAGATGCAGCCCCCTCCCCATGTTCCCTCACCTCAGTCACACATGCAGAACTTGGGCCAATCATTTGGCGCATCTGTCCCCCAGCAGCCCAACTTCTCTCCGTTTCCCGTGCAGAACTACTTCAGTCAAGCGGAGGACCCCGCCACCAGCGAGCTCAGTGAACCTGGAGCTCTGTCCATGTTCTTCTCCTCGAATGACGTGGAAAATGAGGAGACCCTGGCGGGAGATGGCAGGGTCAATGGGATCTCCTACCCACCCCATACAGGCGATGTACCTGAGCCCTGTGCCTCCGGTGGAGTTGCAGCTCAGTTTGACAGTGTGGAAAATCAGGAGTGTGTCCCCAACCAGGAGGTGCTTCCCAGTGAGCCCCAAGGCCCTGCTTATGAGGCTGGGCCTAACCTCGAGACCCCAGACCCCGCCCCTCGCCCTGCGCGTTCTGCGAGCGTCTCGTCAAGCTACAGCAACATTAGTCATGGCAGTGGCCACGCCCCGCATGCCGCCGGCCACATCCATTGGCGACAGCAGGGTGTGGTGGGCACATTTATTCAGCAGGAGAGCCCCCGCCCCCCTGACCCCACGGCCCCACTCTCCGTCGGCTACTTCGAACAAATAGACTCTGCCCCGGGTGGCGACGACGTTCAGTTCCCTGCTCCCAGCCCACCAAAACTAGTGGGCTTCTTTCAGGCCAGTGCTAACTCCTCCTTCGAGCCAGTGCGCTCTCACGCGCATCCTCCTCTCACACTAACACAAGCGCAGCACGTCCCCGACCGCGCACGTGTGGTGGCTGAGAAGGGCGGGGCTGCTACGGATGCGTTGCCCGGCAACCTGGAACAGCCACCAGACAACATGGAGACGTTATTTCCTGTTGGAGTGGAGCGTGCGCGGCCAGGGTCACGGGCCCACGGGTCAAGGCGTGTTTGTGACAGTCCGGCTACTACGTTGTGGGCTCCGAATGATGCAGCGAACCTTGGGGCTAACATTCTGCTCGCTCCCGCTGCCCCTCCTCTTGCCCCACCCTTTGCCCCCCCACGCACCGAGGTCATCCAGCCCCCTGAAGAAGCCCCTCTTGACCTACAGCACAATAACAAAGTGCGCCCTCCATTAGAGAACCTGGAGAATCCACCAGACCCTACGTCTCAAACGTCCCTCCCCCAGGCAAGTCTGGGATATGCATCGCTGCTGGTGTCTACTCCCCCCAACGATGCTCTAAATCAACCGGTGTTAATTGCCCCACCTTCTTCTAACTGCAGCGTGATTCCTGCCCAAAGTGGAACCAATCAGATAAGCCCCAAAGACATGGCTCCGCCCATACGTCCACCCTCACAGGGTGCTGCCGTAACTAATCTGTCTCTGCATTTTCCATCATCGAGCTTTAATCCACCTTCCAATCAAGGTCCCCTCAACCTGAGAATGGAAGGGAAGGAAACCCCTCCCTCCGCAGCGCAGCCCCACCCCCCGCTCCCCAGGGATCAGTCCACACTGCCTGCTAACGTTCAGGCTTCACCTTCTGCTGCATCCAATCAAAACCAATCTTCTAATTACGAGCTGCTCGATTTCTCTCTGCCTCAATCACTAAACAAGACCCAGCCCTCAGCCTTGCCTCCCTCCCAGCTGCCACctctggcagctcagatgggtaACGCTCCCGGTTTTTACCTGCAGGTGACCAAAGATGCTCAGCCGGCGGCCCGAGTTGAAAGCGAACCAACTAAGGGGTTTGCTGACCCTTTGGCCCCTGCAGGTTCTGCGGCAGGAGCACCAACTCCTTCTGCCCAAACAAATTCAGTAGCCCCCACGAGCACTCAGCACCCTCCCCCGAGTGCACCTGCAGCATCGGTGCCCCCACCTCCAGCTCCTGGGCCTGTTCCTTCTTCATCCCAGGCTGCCCATCCTCCAGGCGCAGTCCCTCCAACTGACCCTCCCCGGCCTCCATCTGCAGTGGGGGGCATGCCTGGCTATGGTCCTCCTCCACCAGTCCCGGGTTATGGAGGGTACTATGGCTACCCAGAATACTCTGCTGATGGGCGACCAGCGTATCCACCATCATACCCCATGCCTGACCCTCGAGCTCAGCAGTACTACCAG gatgAACTGTACAGGAGAGCTGACCCACGCTACAGTCGCTATGATGCTAACTCAAGTTACCGGGAAGCGGAACGCCAACCAGATAGACCCAGTTCACGATCCAGCCAGTACTCGGATCGACCCCACTCCAG GCAAGGGTATGATGACTACCACAGACCCCCGTCCAGTGCCTATGACCAATACTATGCAGATTATTATAAGAATCAGTATGATTATGGAG ATCGAAGTCGGTGGTACGACCCCAATGCTGCTTATGACCCACGCTACAGAGGCTACTATGACCAATCCTATGGCTGGTACTATGATTCTGAGGCGTACAGGAGAGGAGAGGCCTACTACAATCAGCAGTATCCAAACAG GCGTGAAGGCTATGACGACCCCTGGCGCTATTACCCTGGATACGACGCCAGCTTTGATGAGGATTACCGTCGGCAACGAGAACCCTACAGTGATGAGTTTGACCGCCGGAGTGTGAACAGCGAGCGGTCCTCGCAGAGCGTGCGCTcgcacagcacacacagccgTAGAAACAGCTTCAGCTCCCGCTCACAACAG AGCCAGGTGTACAGAAGTCAGCCTGACCTGGTAGCTGCCGCATATGACCCCACTGCTTCCACCATGCCACTGGATTACACATACAGACAGTATCCGGAACAACCGGAGTATACTGAGACTGAGAGTTGGCCCACTACAGAGCAGG CTCCTCCACGCCCTTTGACTCCAGAGAAGTTTTCTGTACCACACCGTTGTGCACGGTTTGGCCCTTCTGGTCAGCTGATCATGGTTCTACCCAACCTGCCTTCTGCTGGCCAGCCAGCACTTGTAGAGCTGCACAACATGGAG ACGCTGATGCAAGACTCTCAGGAGCAGGCGGAGCTTCGTGCTTTCCCTGGACCACTCATCAA agaggaGACCCACAAGGTGGATGTAATCAAGTTTGCCCAGAATAAAGCCCAGGAGTGCATGCGCAATGATGACCTCATTGACAAAGAGTCTGCCTACCTCATCTGGGAGTTCATTGTACTTCTGTGCCGTCAGAATGGG ACTGTTGTCGGCACAGACATTGCAGACCTTTTGCTACGGGAGCATCGCTCTGTGTGGTTGCCTGGGAAGTCTCCCAATGAGGCAAATCTCATTGACTTCAACAATGAGGCTTTGGAGCgaccagaggaggaggagcctggAACTCTCTCCCTTTTGTCAGACACCTTCATGACCGTTCCTGACAACGTTGGCAAGGAGACCGAACGCTTCCGAGAGTTGCTGCTGTTTGGACGCAAGAAG GATGCTCTAGAATCAGCTATGAAGAACGGGCTGTGGGGTCACGCTCTGCTCTTGGCCAGCAAAATGGACAATAGAACACACGCTCGAGTCATGACCAG GTTTGCCAACAGTTTGCCCATTAACGACCCCCTGCAGACAGTGTACCAGCTCATGTCTGGAAGGATGCCTGCTGCCGCCACT TGCTGTGGGGATGAGAAATGGGGCGACTGGCGCCCTCATCTGGCCATGATATTGTCCAATCTGACACATGCACTGGACCTGGACACTCGCACCATCACCACCATGGGAGACACACTAG CCTCCAAAGGTTTGGTAGATGCTGCCCATTTTTGTTACCTGATGGCCCAGGTGGGTTTGGGTGTTTACACCAAGAAGAGCACCAAAATGGTCTTATTAGGATCAAACCACAG TCTACCATTTGTGAAGTTCTGCTCGTCAGAGGCCATCCAGCGGACCGAGGCATTCGAGTATGCCCAGAGCCTTGGCTCACAGCCTCTGTGCCTGCCCAACTTCCAG GTGTTTAAATTTGTCTATGCCTGTCGTCTGGCGGAAGTTGGCCTTTGTGCACAGGCCTTCCATTACTGTGAGGTCATCAGCCGGTCCCTGCTCTCATACACTCCCTACCACTCGCCTGTGTTCACCAGTCAGCTTATAGAG ATGTCCGCACGGCTGCGGTTCTGTGATCCTCAGCTGAAGGAGAAGCCAGAACAGGAGCTCTTTGTAGAGCCTGATTGGCTGCTACAACTGCGGAATCTGGATGGCCAGATTAAG gaAGGGGTGATTTCATTAAGTGCAGACAGAGGGACACCACAACTCTATCCATGTTCGTCTCTGAGCTCAGAGGAACCACCCACACCCCCCGACCAATCAACGATGACGCCTGACCCTTCCAATCCATTCATCTCCTCCATGCTACCTGGTCCACCACTAGGCACTGTCCAGCTCATGCCACCAG CCCCACCAACTATTCTGCAAgaaggagctgctgctgtgacCCCACCGCAGGATGGCATGAcattttatccagtcccacccACAACTGGAATACCTGGATACCCTCCCAACTACCAGCCTGAACAGCAGGACTGCTACCCCCCCATGCCCACACAGACACCCCCACAAATGCCTCTCGGCACACACCCTCAGGTCCCAGGGCAGGTATCATTATCTACAGCTGGACAAATACCAGGTCTGGTTCCTGGACAAATGCCTCCACCCATGCCAGGCCAGATGCCTCCACCCATGCCAGGCCAGATGCCTCCACCCATGCCAGGCCAGATGCCTCCACCCATGCCAGGCCAGATGCCCCCACCCATGCCATGTGGGGAAGCACCTGTTGTCCATCCTTCGCCTCAGgtgcaccaccaccacagccctCAGATGGACTTTTATGACCAGATGGCCAATCTG GGTCCTGGAAGGCGTTCAAGGACCACGTCACAGTCCTCAGTACACACA TTGCCAGGTCGTCGTTCCCGCACAACTTCAGAGTCCTCGAATCACTCAGTGGGACGTGAACGGAGCAGCTCCACAGTCAACCAAggctcaccaccaccaccccctatCCCAGAAGCCCCACCTACTGAGGATCCTCCAAAGAGAAACAAAAAGGATTCACCTAAAAAG GGAGGTGGTGGGTGGCTCAACTGGCTTTACCCAAAGAAGAAGAATGAAGCCCACCTACCagatgacaaaaacaaatct ATCATTTGGGATGAGAAGAAACAGAGATGGGTGAACACTGATGAGCCAGAGGAGGAG TATAAGccacctccccctcctcctAGTTTCCCAAAGATGGCTCCTTCCGCAGCACCTGGAATGGGGCAACCTGTGAACATATTCTCCAGAAAAGCTG GCACTAAGAATCGGTATGTGGATGTTCTAAATCCTGGCAGAGGGGGTGGGGCTGCACCCCCCTCGATACCCCCTCCTGCTGACCTCTTTGCCCCACTGGCGCCCATGCCCATGCAAACAAACCTCTTCACTCCCAGCTCAG CACCCAATGGTCATCAGCATGTAGAGGACAGCCTTCTGGATAGTAGGAAACAGAGTCAGCCTCAG atGTTTAATCCCGCTCCTCTGCCACCTGGTCCAGAGGGTACTCAGTCAGGAGAG CTGTCACGCTCTAGTTCAATGAGTTCTTTATCACGTGAAGTGAGCCAACATTTAAACCAG CAGGCCCCTGCCCAGGCCCCACCCAGCGGAGGGGTCACATTCTACAACCCAGCTCAGTTTGTACAA AATGCCCCTGTGCGCTCTCGCGTCGGAGGGCGGTTGTCACAGAGGGAATACCCCACACTGAAGTAA